One window of the bacterium genome contains the following:
- a CDS encoding cytochrome c3 family protein, protein MAEETPQAARAARRRSAFSGVFGILGLAAGLVAGWVALPAFLYGRQEQPLSFNHQVHAESAGMSCEDCHSFAEDGSFTGIPSLSNCIECHSEAQGSTEAERVLVDDYVAAEREIPWLVYARQPDNVYFSHAPHVKRAGLECRRCHGDHGLSAATPVYQFNRISTYSRNIWGPRIAGGGPNEWDSMKMSDCVKCHAERGVRDHCLMCHK, encoded by the coding sequence ATCGCCGAAGAAACCCCGCAGGCAGCCCGCGCCGCACGCCGCCGCAGCGCTTTCAGCGGCGTATTCGGCATCCTGGGACTGGCCGCCGGCCTCGTGGCCGGCTGGGTGGCGTTGCCGGCGTTCCTCTACGGGCGCCAGGAGCAGCCGCTCTCCTTCAACCACCAGGTACATGCCGAGAGCGCAGGGATGAGCTGCGAGGATTGCCACAGCTTCGCCGAAGACGGCAGCTTCACCGGCATCCCCTCCCTCAGCAACTGCATCGAATGCCACAGCGAGGCGCAGGGAAGCACGGAAGCCGAGCGCGTCCTGGTCGACGACTACGTGGCTGCGGAGCGCGAGATTCCCTGGCTGGTCTACGCGCGCCAGCCCGACAACGTCTATTTCTCCCACGCCCCCCACGTGAAACGGGCCGGCCTCGAGTGCCGACGCTGCCACGGCGATCACGGGCTTTCGGCCGCGACGCCCGTCTACCAGTTCAACCGGATCAGCACGTACAGCCGCAACATCTGGGGCCCGCGCATCGCCGGGGGCGGCCCCAACGAGTGGGACTCGATGAAGATGAGCGACTGCGTCAAGTGCCACGCCGAGCGCGGCGTCCGGGACCATTGCCTGATGTGCCACAAATAG
- a CDS encoding DsrE family protein — translation MAGKFCVTITQCKSDEDKATLGFVVANAAVGSDKETMVFLSADGVWAAVKGEMEKVSVGAPFAPLSELVGKFTANGGKILVCSPCIKKRGITEDMLVDGAVAAGGAALVEWLSQGSPCVGY, via the coding sequence ATGGCCGGGAAATTCTGCGTGACCATCACCCAGTGCAAGTCGGACGAGGACAAGGCGACCCTGGGCTTCGTCGTGGCCAATGCCGCGGTCGGCAGCGACAAGGAGACGATGGTCTTCCTGAGCGCCGATGGCGTCTGGGCGGCGGTCAAGGGCGAGATGGAGAAGGTGTCGGTGGGGGCGCCGTTCGCGCCGCTCAGCGAACTGGTCGGGAAGTTCACCGCCAACGGCGGCAAGATCCTCGTCTGCTCGCCGTGCATCAAGAAGCGCGGCATCACCGAGGACATGCTCGTCGACGGCGCGGTCGCGGCCGGCGGCGCGGCGCTCGTGGAAT
- a CDS encoding sulfurtransferase TusA family protein, with the protein MSGFPRHWQFDDVFDSVDNGCGDFILDLRGQIAALPAGAVLMVASRDAGAPIEVPAWCRLTGHHLLEAQPPFYLIQKRRD; encoded by the coding sequence ATGAGCGGTTTTCCCCGTCATTGGCAGTTCGACGACGTCTTCGACAGCGTCGACAACGGCTGCGGCGACTTCATTCTCGACCTGCGGGGTCAGATCGCCGCGCTGCCTGCGGGCGCGGTGCTCATGGTCGCCAGTCGTGACGCCGGCGCGCCCATCGAGGTGCCGGCCTGGTGCCGCCTGACCGGGCACCATCTCCTGGAGGCCCAGCCTCCGTTCTACCTCATCCAGAAACGAAGGGACTGA